One genomic region from Leifsonia sp. Root1293 encodes:
- a CDS encoding response regulator transcription factor — protein sequence MRILIVEDDPSIADGMIDALGSANYDVEHVSTGAACLDATSGATSPDLIVLDLGLPDMDGTDVCRRIRETSSVPIVIVSARSEELDRVLALELGADDYLVKPFGLRELLARIRAIVRRTAVTGKTEPDGPDLGPLVIDTRAQRVSLAGSELHLTPTEFELLRYLASDPGAVRRRSDILRDVWHTEWYGATKTLDAHIAAVRRKLGDPRWIESVRGVGFRFEVRG from the coding sequence ATGCGCATCCTGATCGTCGAAGACGACCCGTCGATCGCCGACGGCATGATCGACGCCCTCGGCAGTGCGAACTACGACGTCGAACACGTCTCGACGGGAGCCGCGTGCCTTGACGCGACCTCGGGTGCCACGTCGCCCGACCTCATCGTGCTCGACCTCGGGCTTCCCGATATGGATGGAACGGATGTCTGCCGCCGCATCCGCGAGACCTCGTCTGTGCCGATCGTCATCGTGAGCGCGCGAAGCGAGGAGCTCGACCGCGTGCTCGCCCTGGAGCTGGGGGCCGACGACTACCTGGTGAAGCCCTTCGGACTCCGGGAATTGCTGGCGCGCATCCGAGCGATCGTGCGCCGCACCGCAGTGACAGGCAAGACCGAGCCGGACGGGCCCGATCTCGGGCCCCTGGTCATCGACACCCGAGCTCAGCGGGTCAGCCTCGCCGGCTCGGAGCTCCACCTGACCCCCACTGAATTCGAACTGCTCCGGTACCTGGCATCCGACCCGGGTGCCGTCCGTCGACGTTCCGACATCCTCCGAGACGTGTGGCACACCGAGTGGTACGGGGCGACCAAGACCCTCGACGCCCACATCGCCGCAGTGAGACGGAAGCTCGGCGACCCCCGATGGATCGAGTCGGTGCGAGGTGTCGGCTTCAGGTTCGAGGTGCGCGGGTGA
- a CDS encoding AI-2E family transporter: MKRFPRATVILVGLAAATITAIGISGIRGILAPTLLTLILTICAAPVRAKLIDRGVPRGLATGSVIVVVFGVLAAFGYAIVVAVGQFAAMLPSYSEEFAAIGAAISGWLTSLGFGQSQVDSIVHSLDPQNVLASITTAIGGLANFTAALVIVLTMMILMAADAVYSRVILGQLRETSPDLVSALGQYAANVRRYMVVTTGLGIAQGALDALALALLGVPAALLWGLLAFLCSFIPNVGYFLALIPPLVFGFLEGGWGTALAVLVVYAIINAVVQSIIQPRVVGHAVSLSQTVTFFSVLFWAVIIGPIGAILAIPLTLFAKTVLIDADPDARRWQPALGPTAATRELMDDEIRSDSEHRRARHAAPATAPPVDQSSRTDLASDGDPPGERAAGGESS, translated from the coding sequence ATGAAAAGGTTCCCGCGCGCGACGGTCATCCTCGTGGGTCTGGCCGCCGCGACCATAACGGCCATAGGGATCAGTGGAATCCGGGGCATTCTCGCCCCCACGCTGCTGACCCTGATCCTCACCATCTGCGCAGCCCCCGTGCGTGCCAAGCTCATCGACCGAGGAGTTCCCCGCGGGCTGGCGACGGGTTCCGTCATCGTCGTCGTCTTCGGTGTTCTCGCGGCATTCGGTTACGCCATCGTCGTCGCGGTCGGGCAGTTCGCTGCGATGCTGCCGAGCTACTCCGAGGAGTTCGCCGCGATCGGAGCCGCCATCTCGGGCTGGCTCACCTCTCTGGGATTCGGGCAGTCGCAGGTCGACTCCATCGTGCACAGCCTCGATCCGCAGAACGTTCTCGCTTCGATCACCACGGCCATCGGCGGCCTGGCGAACTTCACCGCCGCCCTGGTGATCGTGCTCACCATGATGATCCTCATGGCGGCCGACGCGGTCTACTCCCGGGTGATCCTCGGTCAACTGCGTGAGACGAGCCCCGACCTGGTGTCGGCCCTCGGTCAGTACGCGGCGAACGTGAGGCGGTACATGGTGGTGACCACTGGGCTCGGAATCGCCCAGGGCGCACTCGATGCCCTGGCGCTGGCGCTGCTCGGCGTTCCGGCTGCCCTGCTCTGGGGGCTTCTGGCATTCCTCTGCAGCTTCATCCCGAACGTCGGATACTTCCTGGCCCTGATCCCGCCCCTCGTGTTCGGTTTCCTCGAGGGAGGCTGGGGAACGGCGTTGGCGGTTCTCGTGGTCTACGCGATCATCAACGCCGTGGTTCAGTCGATCATCCAGCCCCGCGTCGTCGGCCATGCGGTCTCGCTGAGTCAGACGGTCACCTTCTTCTCGGTTCTGTTCTGGGCCGTCATCATCGGCCCGATCGGTGCGATCCTCGCCATCCCGCTGACGCTGTTCGCGAAGACGGTGCTCATCGACGCGGACCCCGACGCGCGCCGATGGCAACCCGCTCTCGGACCGACGGCTGCCACGCGGGAGCTGATGGATGACGAGATCCGATCGGACAGCGAGCATCGTCGTGCACGTCATGCAGCTCCGGCGACTGCGCCTCCCGTCGACCAGTCGTCCCGGACCGACCTGGCTTCAGACGGTGATCCACCAGGTGAGAGGGCCGCGGGTGGTGAATCATCCTGA
- a CDS encoding DUF1622 domain-containing protein translates to MESSAAIQTVGEIVDILGVIAIVIGVAYAIIDAGIRGLKHVSPVYTRFRRVLGRAILLGLELLVAADIIKTVAVEPTIESVSVLALIVLIRTFLSWSLELEISGRWPWQKRNSPSGSPVESDTA, encoded by the coding sequence ATGGAATCGAGCGCGGCGATCCAGACCGTCGGCGAGATCGTCGACATCCTCGGCGTCATCGCCATCGTCATCGGAGTGGCCTACGCCATCATCGACGCCGGCATCCGCGGCCTCAAGCATGTGAGTCCCGTCTACACCCGGTTCCGTCGCGTGCTCGGGCGTGCCATCCTGCTCGGCCTCGAACTGCTGGTCGCTGCAGACATCATCAAGACCGTCGCTGTCGAACCCACCATCGAATCGGTGTCGGTGCTCGCCCTCATCGTGCTGATCCGCACCTTCCTGAGCTGGTCACTCGAACTCGAGATCTCAGGCCGGTGGCCGTGGCAGAAGCGCAACTCGCCCTCCGGATCCCCCGTCGAGTCGGACACCGCCTGA
- a CDS encoding LuxR C-terminal-related transcriptional regulator yields MIEEFPPDSLVDRPALKRRLDAALGVPLTLLVAPPGAGKTVLLDQWASAHPELAFVRIDVDPLDDDPVRFAKRLSTAMSTVQPGMAQLSRFAGLTAGGLGGPMLTALSAELESFPETVVILDDLHHLSNSTLLADLGRFFVSLPKNVHVIMSTRVDPAIPWSRLRLRNRLLEIRQDALAMTREESAQLLTNITRNAPSAAVLDVLVSRTEGWAAGLQLAGITLKFHERPDEFVAEFGGSDRLVAEYLTEEVLDALPSNGRALLLRMSPLDTMTAGLVNHVLGRDDAQRLFEQLRHESMFFVPIDNRQEEFRFHHLFRDLLRYRLRAERAEEEPVLLRRAAEYHLDRGELDPAVEYLLRARDWDDALEAIMTRGSDIFERGEMNTVIRWITTVPEAARARRLDVSLELGILLGMQGAAARTVDILGRVAEDPNASVGEKAVAYAWMSATVQWTARPDDCIRTGMRALALLAEHPDAPTPQVMGLSSRALLSTVATASVGRAHFLNGDVRQAEAWLNMARDTDGVGYAPFRVGILGSLALLDAWCGRASEAERLALESLEVAAVTRLVLHPISADAHLALAMVAVDRGLEDASATHLRAGILRAEANHRTQLAWLSRYQRGQLAAGDGRHEKALDTADRSHTEPPSSPAPALRDRLEALHLNGLRRTGRATEALRLVRDQIPTLPAIGFETVAAHLSVGETEVAAALLEQVDDVIAGDGLRGEIQLLLLRAWTAEAGDFHDDALGFITEALDKAEPEGLVLPFTVDGGSTVLRLIGELAPERGGLALAIMTRARQLTSGDTNAKLVDPLTERELEVLRYLPDRTTNAEIAELCFVTVNTLKTHMAHIYRKLGVTGRSAAIEQARELGLLDPLPARVDQVRVTTR; encoded by the coding sequence GTGATCGAAGAGTTCCCACCCGACTCGCTGGTCGACCGGCCTGCCTTGAAGCGCCGTCTCGATGCGGCGCTCGGTGTTCCGCTGACCCTGCTCGTGGCACCGCCCGGCGCCGGAAAGACGGTCCTCCTCGATCAATGGGCTTCCGCCCATCCCGAACTCGCCTTCGTGCGCATCGACGTCGACCCGCTCGATGACGATCCCGTGCGCTTCGCGAAGCGGCTGTCCACGGCCATGTCGACGGTGCAGCCCGGAATGGCGCAGTTGTCCCGGTTCGCTGGACTCACCGCTGGAGGCCTGGGTGGACCGATGCTGACAGCGCTGTCGGCGGAACTCGAGTCCTTTCCCGAGACCGTCGTCATCCTCGACGACCTCCACCACCTGTCGAACTCGACCCTTCTGGCCGACCTCGGACGGTTCTTCGTCTCACTTCCGAAGAACGTGCACGTCATCATGTCGACCCGCGTCGATCCGGCGATCCCCTGGAGCAGGCTGCGCCTGAGGAATCGGCTCCTCGAGATCCGTCAGGACGCCCTGGCGATGACGAGAGAGGAATCGGCGCAGCTTCTCACCAACATCACCAGGAACGCACCATCAGCTGCCGTGCTCGATGTGCTGGTCAGCCGCACCGAGGGCTGGGCGGCCGGCCTTCAACTCGCGGGTATCACGCTCAAGTTCCACGAGCGCCCAGACGAGTTCGTCGCCGAATTCGGCGGCAGCGATCGCCTGGTGGCCGAGTACCTGACCGAAGAGGTCCTGGATGCGCTTCCATCGAACGGACGCGCGCTCCTGCTCAGGATGTCACCACTGGACACGATGACGGCCGGCCTCGTGAATCATGTGCTCGGCCGCGACGACGCTCAGCGATTGTTCGAGCAACTGCGGCACGAGTCCATGTTCTTCGTCCCCATCGACAATCGCCAGGAGGAGTTTCGGTTCCACCACCTGTTCCGGGACCTCCTGCGATACCGGCTCCGGGCCGAGCGCGCCGAGGAGGAACCCGTCCTCCTCCGTCGGGCCGCGGAATATCACCTTGATCGCGGCGAGCTCGACCCCGCCGTCGAATACCTGCTCCGCGCGCGGGACTGGGATGACGCGCTCGAGGCGATCATGACGCGCGGCAGCGACATCTTCGAGCGCGGTGAGATGAACACGGTGATCCGCTGGATCACGACGGTGCCGGAGGCCGCCCGCGCCCGGCGCCTCGACGTGTCGCTCGAGCTGGGAATCCTGCTCGGGATGCAGGGAGCGGCCGCACGCACCGTGGACATCCTGGGACGAGTGGCCGAGGATCCGAACGCATCGGTCGGAGAGAAGGCCGTCGCCTACGCGTGGATGTCGGCGACGGTGCAGTGGACCGCCCGCCCTGACGACTGCATCCGCACGGGAATGCGGGCACTTGCCCTGCTCGCGGAGCATCCCGACGCCCCGACGCCCCAGGTCATGGGGTTGAGCTCGCGCGCTCTCCTGTCGACCGTGGCGACGGCTTCGGTGGGGCGCGCCCACTTTCTGAACGGCGACGTGCGGCAGGCAGAGGCGTGGCTGAACATGGCCAGAGACACGGATGGCGTCGGATACGCGCCCTTCCGGGTCGGCATCCTGGGCTCCCTCGCCCTCCTCGATGCGTGGTGCGGGAGGGCATCGGAAGCGGAGCGACTCGCGCTGGAGTCATTGGAGGTGGCCGCCGTGACGAGGCTCGTTCTCCACCCGATCAGCGCTGATGCTCACCTGGCGCTGGCGATGGTGGCCGTCGACCGAGGACTGGAGGACGCATCGGCAACCCATCTGCGAGCCGGCATCCTCCGTGCCGAGGCGAACCATCGAACGCAGCTGGCGTGGTTGTCGCGGTACCAGCGAGGTCAACTGGCCGCGGGAGACGGACGCCACGAGAAGGCGCTCGACACCGCGGACAGGTCGCATACCGAGCCGCCGTCGAGTCCGGCCCCTGCCCTGCGCGATCGACTCGAGGCCCTCCACCTGAATGGACTTCGGCGAACCGGTCGCGCCACCGAGGCGCTGCGCTTGGTTCGGGACCAGATACCGACCCTGCCGGCGATCGGCTTCGAGACGGTCGCAGCCCACCTCAGCGTCGGCGAGACCGAGGTCGCCGCGGCACTCCTCGAGCAGGTTGATGACGTCATCGCGGGCGACGGACTGCGGGGCGAGATCCAGCTCCTGCTTCTCCGTGCATGGACCGCTGAAGCCGGTGACTTCCACGACGACGCCCTCGGTTTCATCACAGAGGCCCTCGACAAGGCGGAGCCGGAGGGCCTGGTGCTGCCGTTCACCGTCGATGGTGGGTCGACCGTCCTCCGGCTCATCGGCGAGCTCGCGCCGGAACGCGGTGGACTGGCGCTGGCGATCATGACCCGGGCACGGCAGCTCACCTCAGGCGATACCAACGCGAAGCTCGTCGATCCCCTCACGGAACGAGAACTCGAGGTTCTGCGCTATCTCCCCGATCGAACGACGAATGCCGAGATCGCCGAGCTGTGCTTCGTGACTGTCAACACGCTCAAGACGCACATGGCTCACATCTACCGGAAGCTCGGAGTGACCGGGCGGAGCGCTGCAATCGAGCAGGCACGGGAACTGGGCCTTCTCGACCCGCTTCCAGCGCGGGTCGATCAGGTCAGGGTGACGACTCGCTGA
- a CDS encoding DUF6325 family protein, whose translation MPAEDLNELGPVDFYVIEFPAGQANFTGEMAEELVKLVDAGVIRVIDAIILTKDADGEIDAMELSDVPDLGALVDIEGQLAELLAADDVVNLAAAMEPGSVAGVLVYENLWAAPFASAARRAGGQLIANGRIPIQAIIASLEADGVLETEGV comes from the coding sequence ATGCCTGCTGAGGATCTGAACGAACTCGGCCCTGTCGATTTCTACGTGATCGAGTTTCCGGCCGGTCAGGCGAACTTCACGGGCGAGATGGCCGAAGAGCTGGTCAAGCTGGTGGACGCCGGCGTCATCAGGGTGATCGATGCGATCATCCTGACGAAGGATGCCGACGGTGAGATCGACGCCATGGAGCTCTCGGACGTGCCCGATCTCGGCGCGCTGGTCGACATCGAGGGGCAGCTGGCAGAGCTTCTCGCCGCCGACGATGTCGTGAACCTCGCCGCCGCAATGGAACCGGGCAGCGTCGCCGGAGTGCTCGTGTACGAGAATCTCTGGGCCGCGCCTTTCGCCTCCGCGGCGCGCCGCGCCGGAGGGCAGCTGATCGCCAACGGGCGCATCCCCATCCAGGCCATCATCGCCTCGCTCGAGGCCGATGGAGTACTCGAGACAGAAGGAGTTTGA
- a CDS encoding HAMP domain-containing sensor histidine kinase, which yields MAALVAVVLLALVIQDIPLASYLREAEEQRLTTSLERDAFLLAGRSQAALTGSGDQDLDAVRSMAEQYSTTSGARLVIVDRNGIAVATSDEGDADVGVSYASRAEFASALSGTPASGERFSETLGGELLYAAVPVLSGTGTVGAVRVTYDDRAISAAVNSKVRALVAVGLTTALLAALIGLLLSGSITRRLRILRSATERFAAGDRTARADETSGASELRSLGASFNSMAERIDGLIDQQQAFAGDASHQLRSPLTALRLRLERARELAVSDPSAAVERIEAAEAEVDRLDSLIEGLLVLSRADAVTQRSRVDLSNAAAERVASWAALAQESDSRVVLDSPDTAPVVAVATAAEQIIDNLIDNALRAGGPGTTVTVAVMASPERTELHVSDDGPGLTDEQRARAFDRFWRGRNDDQGTGLGLAIVAQLARASGATIELLPVESGGIEAVVRFLTADAHEAVPA from the coding sequence ATGGCGGCGTTGGTGGCCGTCGTACTGCTGGCGCTCGTCATCCAGGACATCCCGCTCGCCAGCTATCTGAGAGAGGCCGAGGAGCAGCGACTCACAACGTCACTCGAGCGTGACGCCTTCCTCCTTGCAGGCCGCAGCCAGGCAGCGCTGACCGGGTCCGGCGACCAGGATCTCGACGCCGTCAGATCCATGGCGGAGCAGTACTCCACGACGAGTGGCGCCCGTCTGGTGATCGTCGACCGGAACGGAATCGCTGTCGCGACCAGCGACGAAGGGGATGCGGACGTCGGCGTCTCCTACGCTTCGCGCGCCGAATTCGCATCCGCGCTCTCCGGCACCCCGGCATCCGGTGAGCGATTCTCGGAGACCCTCGGCGGGGAGCTGCTGTATGCCGCCGTGCCCGTGCTGTCGGGAACCGGGACCGTGGGAGCAGTGCGAGTCACGTATGACGATCGTGCCATCTCGGCAGCGGTGAATTCCAAGGTGCGCGCCCTCGTCGCCGTCGGGTTGACCACGGCACTCCTGGCCGCCCTGATCGGCCTCCTGCTCTCGGGGTCGATCACACGGCGTCTGCGCATCCTGCGGTCCGCCACTGAACGATTCGCCGCCGGGGACAGAACCGCTCGAGCTGACGAGACCTCGGGGGCATCGGAGCTCCGCAGCCTGGGGGCGTCCTTCAACAGCATGGCTGAGCGCATCGACGGCCTCATCGACCAACAGCAGGCCTTCGCCGGAGATGCCTCGCATCAGTTGCGCTCGCCTCTGACGGCCCTCCGGCTCCGCCTCGAACGGGCACGCGAGCTCGCCGTCAGCGATCCGTCCGCGGCCGTCGAACGCATCGAGGCTGCTGAAGCGGAGGTGGACCGCCTCGACTCCCTGATCGAGGGCCTGCTGGTGCTGAGTCGGGCGGATGCGGTCACCCAGCGTTCGCGCGTCGACCTGTCGAACGCAGCGGCAGAGCGCGTCGCGTCCTGGGCGGCCCTGGCGCAGGAGAGCGACAGCCGGGTCGTCCTCGACTCCCCCGACACGGCACCTGTCGTCGCTGTCGCTACAGCCGCTGAGCAGATCATCGACAACCTCATCGACAACGCGCTGAGAGCCGGCGGTCCCGGGACGACGGTGACCGTGGCCGTCATGGCGTCACCGGAGCGCACGGAACTCCATGTCAGCGACGATGGTCCCGGCCTGACCGACGAACAACGCGCGCGGGCATTCGACAGGTTCTGGCGCGGGCGCAATGACGATCAGGGAACCGGACTCGGCCTCGCGATCGTCGCGCAGCTCGCTCGCGCGAGCGGCGCGACCATCGAACTCCTGCCCGTCGAATCCGGCGGCATCGAGGCAGTCGTGCGCTTTCTGACTGCCGACGCGCACGAAGCTGTGCCCGCCTGA
- a CDS encoding arylsulfatase, whose translation MTPDRHSRSMLPIPDRPAPGLTTYDAKDPDTAYPPIEPLLPPQGAPNVLVILLDDVGFGASSAFGGPCSTPNAERLAAGGLKYNRFHTTALCAPTRQAMLTGRNHHSVGMGSITETATSAPGNSSLRPNTKAPLAMTLKLNGYSTAQFGKCHEVPVWQSSPMGPFDAWPSAGGGFETFYGFIGGENNQWEPALYDGTTPVEPPATFEEGYHLTEDLADRATSWIRTQKALMPDKPFFVYLAPGATHAPHHVPAEWADRYKGKFAGGWDAQREQTFARQKELGVIPADAELTPRHAEIPAWDDMPAELKPVLERQMEVYAGFLEHTDHHVGRVIDAIEDLGILDDTIIYYIIGDNGASAEGTVNGAFNEMANFNGMAALETPEFMMSKIDELGGPASYNHYAVGWAWAMDTPFQWTKQVASHWGGTRNGTIVHWPNGIEEKGGLRSQFTHVIDVAPTILEAAGLPEPTSVNGVLQSPMEGTSMLYSFNSPETPERHELQYFEMFGNRGVYFKGWSAVTKHRTPWVMVGGTLPAFDDDVWELYDGNVDYSQARDLAADDPERLHRLQRLWLIEATKYNVLPIDDRTAERLNPELAGRPTLVRGNSQLLFAGMGRLSESSVVSIKNKSFSVTAEVEVPASGLEGVIIAQGGRFGGWSLYAKEGRMKFVYNVLGIQEFATEATEPVAPGTHQVRMEFAYDGGGLAKGGDVTLFHDGTSVGTGRVGATQALIFSADETTDVGYESGTTVSPDYTAATSRFTGKIHWVQIDVGVEDNDHFIDPDERLRVAMARQ comes from the coding sequence AGTGCATTCGGTGGTCCGTGCTCGACGCCGAATGCGGAGAGACTGGCTGCCGGCGGGCTGAAGTACAACCGATTCCACACGACGGCCCTGTGCGCGCCGACCCGGCAGGCGATGCTGACCGGCCGCAATCACCACTCGGTCGGGATGGGGAGCATCACAGAGACGGCCACATCCGCTCCGGGAAACAGTTCGCTCCGGCCGAACACCAAGGCACCCCTGGCGATGACCTTGAAGCTCAACGGCTATTCGACGGCGCAGTTCGGCAAGTGCCATGAGGTTCCCGTGTGGCAGTCCTCGCCCATGGGACCGTTCGACGCGTGGCCATCTGCCGGTGGCGGATTCGAGACCTTCTACGGCTTCATCGGCGGCGAGAACAACCAGTGGGAGCCCGCCCTGTACGACGGCACGACTCCGGTCGAACCGCCGGCCACCTTCGAGGAGGGGTACCACCTCACCGAGGATCTCGCCGACCGGGCGACCAGCTGGATCCGCACCCAGAAGGCGCTCATGCCGGACAAGCCGTTCTTCGTGTACCTCGCCCCCGGTGCCACGCATGCGCCGCACCACGTACCGGCCGAGTGGGCAGACAGATACAAGGGGAAGTTCGCGGGCGGATGGGATGCGCAGCGCGAACAGACCTTCGCTCGCCAGAAGGAGCTGGGTGTGATCCCAGCCGACGCCGAACTCACCCCTCGGCACGCCGAGATCCCGGCATGGGACGACATGCCGGCGGAGCTGAAGCCGGTTCTGGAGCGCCAGATGGAGGTGTACGCCGGATTCCTCGAGCACACCGATCATCACGTCGGACGCGTGATCGATGCCATCGAGGACCTCGGGATCCTCGACGACACGATCATCTACTACATCATCGGCGACAACGGCGCTTCGGCCGAGGGCACCGTCAACGGCGCATTCAACGAGATGGCCAACTTCAACGGGATGGCTGCGCTCGAGACGCCCGAGTTCATGATGTCCAAGATCGACGAACTCGGCGGGCCCGCCTCCTACAACCACTACGCGGTGGGCTGGGCCTGGGCGATGGACACGCCGTTCCAGTGGACGAAGCAGGTGGCATCGCACTGGGGCGGTACCAGGAACGGCACCATCGTGCACTGGCCGAACGGCATCGAGGAGAAGGGTGGGCTGCGCTCCCAGTTCACCCACGTGATCGACGTCGCCCCGACGATCCTGGAGGCAGCGGGCCTCCCCGAGCCGACCAGCGTCAACGGCGTGCTCCAGTCGCCGATGGAGGGAACGAGCATGCTCTACTCGTTCAACTCGCCCGAGACGCCGGAGCGGCACGAGCTGCAGTACTTCGAGATGTTCGGCAATCGTGGGGTCTACTTCAAGGGCTGGAGCGCTGTCACCAAGCACCGCACTCCCTGGGTGATGGTCGGAGGGACGTTGCCGGCGTTCGACGACGACGTCTGGGAGTTGTACGACGGGAACGTGGACTACAGCCAGGCCAGAGATCTCGCTGCCGACGACCCGGAACGCCTCCATCGTCTGCAACGGCTCTGGCTGATCGAGGCGACGAAGTACAACGTGCTGCCGATCGACGACCGTACGGCCGAACGGCTCAATCCGGAACTGGCGGGAAGGCCGACGCTCGTCCGCGGCAACAGTCAACTGCTGTTCGCCGGAATGGGACGACTGTCCGAGAGCAGCGTGGTGAGCATCAAGAACAAATCCTTCTCGGTCACAGCCGAGGTCGAGGTTCCGGCATCAGGTCTCGAGGGAGTGATCATCGCCCAGGGTGGCAGGTTCGGTGGGTGGAGCCTGTATGCGAAGGAAGGACGTATGAAGTTCGTCTACAACGTGCTCGGCATCCAGGAGTTCGCGACCGAGGCCACCGAGCCTGTCGCGCCCGGAACCCACCAGGTGCGGATGGAGTTCGCCTACGACGGCGGCGGCCTGGCCAAGGGCGGCGATGTCACCCTGTTCCATGACGGCACCAGCGTCGGGACGGGTCGGGTCGGCGCCACCCAGGCGTTGATCTTCTCGGCCGACGAGACGACGGATGTCGGCTACGAGTCCGGCACCACGGTCTCCCCCGACTACACGGCCGCGACCAGTCGCTTCACCGGGAAGATCCACTGGGTGCAGATCGACGTCGGCGTTGAGGACAACGACCACTTCATCGACCCCGACGAACGGCTGCGCGTCGCAATGGCTCGGCAATAG
- a CDS encoding manganese efflux pump MntP → MALWSVFLIALGVSADAFAVALGKGLHMRKLDHRHAVIIALTFGLFQGVMPVVGWILGTQLEQFITEIDHWIAFGLLAIIGGKMLFDAFSKTDDDEEDDDRLRVRQLLLLAVATSIDALAVGISFAFLSVSIVEAAIVIGVTTAVLSFVGVLVGHRAGLRFRGPAEIVGGVILILIGTKILFDHLGVFG, encoded by the coding sequence ATGGCCCTCTGGTCCGTCTTCCTCATCGCGCTCGGAGTATCGGCCGACGCATTCGCCGTCGCCCTCGGGAAGGGCTTGCACATGCGCAAGCTCGACCACCGGCATGCGGTCATCATCGCGCTCACCTTCGGCCTGTTCCAAGGGGTCATGCCGGTCGTCGGCTGGATCCTCGGCACTCAGCTCGAGCAGTTCATCACGGAGATCGACCACTGGATCGCCTTCGGGCTCCTCGCCATCATCGGCGGCAAGATGCTCTTCGACGCCTTCTCGAAGACTGATGATGATGAGGAGGACGACGACAGGCTTCGCGTGCGTCAACTCCTCCTGCTCGCCGTCGCCACCAGCATCGATGCCCTCGCCGTCGGCATCTCGTTCGCGTTCCTCTCGGTCTCCATCGTCGAGGCGGCCATCGTCATCGGAGTGACGACGGCAGTGCTGAGCTTCGTGGGGGTACTCGTCGGCCACCGCGCTGGCCTCAGGTTCCGCGGCCCCGCCGAGATCGTCGGCGGCGTGATCCTCATCCTGATCGGCACGAAGATCCTGTTCGACCACCTCGGCGTCTTCGGCTGA